The nucleotide sequence TAAGGGCCAAAAGGGAAATGATAGTGCTTGCTAAAAAGGATGAAAACATTCCTATGATGCCATTTGACAACCCTGCAATGGGCAAGAGAAGCCAAGTAAACCTTGGACAGCCCTACAATTAGCACAAGAAGCAAAAGAAGGCTCAACTTGTGAACATCATCTAATTTCTCTCAGTTAAAGTCACTTTTGTGCTGCTCATGATGTATGTGTGAACTTTGACTCATATATGTGAACCTGGATATGATGTATGTCATGTATGTACTTGGATGTGAACCTCGATATTCCTCTCATGTTTATGGAAAATTTGGATATTGTGTGATTAATTATATAGATATGTGAATTCTATGCAAGGGATATGACATCAAATTGCAGCGGAGATTTTGCCCAATCTTTTAATTGAATTTAGAAATTAAATTCAAGATAGGGACTTTGTGCATGTTTTTAATTAAAATTGGTTTATTGGCGTCGACGATGATTGTACATTTATACCCATGATTTATTTTATCTTGCTTCCTTAGTCATTTAACAACATTAGTAGTCAAATGGACGGAAGTGTCGCAACGGGAAGAAAATTTAGACCTATGTTAGGTAAAGAAGAAAAAGTTTTCCCAGTGTCAAACAGAAACCGACAATGTTAAATAAGTAATTCTCTCTTATTTCTATAGTGGAACATGGTAGCAGTACATGAATATTTATGAATGTATCATGTATGTATGAGTCTTACAAATGCTGTCTACAAATAGTCACCGCTTGGTTTTCTTGATTACCATAGCAAAATGTTCCCTGAAGCTACTGATACAGTATTCTCGATTTCTTTGCTTGTGGTCAAATATTGTACTATTTCTGTGCTTCCATATGATCCAACATCCAGTGATCAGGCACTCTTTGAAACATGGAATTGGCAAAGTTGCCATCCGAAAAGaaaaaacaccccccccccccccccccccccaaaaaaaactgaAAATTGTCATCCGAAAAGAAAGTTGTCATCAAAACGTTCGGAGTTGTCATGTGTTCGTGCCACAGTTGCGGCACTTATCAGGGTCCTATTTTGGCTTCCATCAGCATATCAACTATGGCATTCCATTAAAAACCAAGTGTAATCCAGAAGTTCCGACTAAAGTCACATAAAAAGAAAAGGTGGATGTAATCTTCATTAGGTTCATCATCACACATAAACACATCTGTTATTTTCAACATAGAAATTCTTTCTGATTAGTAGACCCCATGTGTTCAGTCTGTCTTAAAGGAGAAGCCAAAAAAAAAGAATTTCTATTTAGGGAGACAGCTTGATTTCCATATCTAATGAAATGTATGTACTATAGTCATGCAGATTTTTAAATTTTTATCACATCCTTGTAAAGTTTAATACTCTAACTTGAATATCAAAACCAGGCAATTGTAAAACAAAGCATTTGATGGGAGGTATGTCAAAAACCATTGTGTATAGACATCCTCAACATTTCTGAAAACATTGATACCACAAACTGACCTGTGCACTTCACCATACATAATGAAAGCAACCGCCATGCTTAAATAAATTAAATTATATACAAGAATATGAACAAGTTAATCAGCATAGATATGTTTGTACATTTCAGAAATACACCCTCAGCTAGGATAATTTAATCCAGCCAGGATCACACGCGTATATATACATGAGATAGTGCTTTGATTGCCAACAAGAATATTGTACTTTGGCAAAAAAAAACATCAAAATAAATCCATGTAATCTTGAGCTTGTTTACTGTGTACTGAGTAGCTGACCAACTGATAAACCAGGCTGCTTCGAGAAGACAATAGCACCGTCTACAGTGTCAACTTTGTGCCTGAGCATATTGTCATCCGTGACGATCCTGCATGATCCGCGCGACTCGGAATGCATGCTGATGCCAAGATAGTGGATATGGTCTTGCACGCTATTTCCACTCACGGACCTGAATAGAAAAGCAATGTTAGGGTGAAAGAACATCAGCTGGCAAAGAGTTCACTAAGGACAGAATGTTAAAACGCGAGAGCGGGAAGGACCTGCTGCAAGTGGGGTCTTCACCAGAATCGTCACAGATTTGCTCGATCGGGTATACTAGGCTATCGAGTCCAATATTATGAACCCAAACCTGAAAATATATGTGAAATACGCCAGAAAATGGACAGGATACGGTTAAATGACGGATAATTTTCACCACATCTCCTAGAAAAGCATAAACATCACTAGAGTTTTAGTTATTAGCAAAGGTGGAAGTGAAACAGAACGATGCATACCTCTCGTGGGAAATGATGGTAGGTTTTCTGTGGGAAGTACTGGTAGTACGGGGGTAGATGAGGCACAATATCATGTGCGTTGGTAACTCGAATTGCGTTTGGCAAGTATTTCTTAAAGTGGGTAGCAAACACAGCATTACCAATCCGAGGTTGCCCAAATGTCAGCAGGGTCACGTCCTTTAACCCATAGTTGACCTACAAGAACACAGAAATATGTGTTATCATGGTGGCTAAAATCAGAAGCATGTCTTACTTTTCAGGATAGACAAAAACAGACGCTAGTACTACTTATGCTTGATGCCCTGTTCAAATAtaccatagttaaaaaaggcgcgcctaagcaagcgcttaagcgcgcctaagcaagcgcttaagcgcgcctatgctctaggcgttggcaaaacgcattgcgtataactacgcttaatctatgcataactgcgcataagcatgcgctttggtcagtaaagcgcaaggcggtggtaaaacgcacaattaacgcctaacgcttttttgaactatgaaaTATACAGAAGGTGTACTGTCCACACATGAACAAAGATAGTTACACCTGCCTCGTCTAAGATTTTTGTATTTAGAAGAACAAGCACAGAAATCAAATTATACTATCACTGAGGTTCTTGATCGGCTGACACTTGCTGTGATTCCCGACAAAATATTAGTAATAACTAGTCTGTCAAATGTAAAGAGAGTTCAGTCTGAGAATTGTGCACTAATTATGTAGTATTGATTTTAGTGATGTTAGAAGTTCTCTCAATGCATTTTATACACATGAATGAATCGATTAAAACTAAGAACAGAGGAGGAATGGAATCCCCAACAATGCACCCTATTCCATTCAAAAAGGACAGCTTGTAGTAGAATTTAGCAGGAGGATGAATTCATGAAAAGTAGAGAAACTTCTAAATAAATGAAAGCATATCTTCTTCAGACAAATATTAGCACTCACAATAAGATCAAGGGCACAAAACGAAGCCATGGCCCCTCCCATGGAATGTCCTGTCACCATGATGGGAATATTGCCATATGCTTCCCTGGTCTTCTGGATGCCGTTGATGACTCCATCACGCAATGTAGTATTATGATATGCAGAATAAAACCCACTGTGCACCTATAAACAGATAGATCACCAACATTAATACTGTGCATGAACCAGCATTTTCATCATAAATATTAGCCATGCTGACCTTTGCTTCAGTCATGCCTGGATAGTCAAAATCAAGTTGTTTCCAAAATAAGTCCTCAATCCAATTCTGGATGCTGAGAGAATGGAGGAGAAACATTATTTACATAAAAATAACAGGATGTGAACTATGTCAAATTTATCTGATTGAGCAAGACTTGAGGTACCAATTTAAGATACCTCACATCTTAGAAATAATTCATTTTTTCTGATGTTATATGCTTACTGAATAATACATTCCAAAGCAGCCTTTATAATAAGTAATAACCACTAATAAGGAAAAGATATAGAAGAAGAACCTGTTCTCCTGAGTCCCTCTGAATGCAACTACAACAGCATTCATGTCACTTGCAAAACCGACATATGCCTGGCTCATCAAAACTATCAACATCAATGTGAAAGAAGAGTATATTCAAGGCAA is from Triticum aestivum cultivar Chinese Spring chromosome 1B, IWGSC CS RefSeq v2.1, whole genome shotgun sequence and encodes:
- the LOC123130116 gene encoding lipase encodes the protein MERRRWLQASVLMCLLLLCSGRELKNKRQAPAFDSTLAKTLAEYTSAVYTNDLSQLFTWTCEKCGDLTEGFEVIELIIDVKNCLEAYVGFASDMNAVVVAFRGTQENSIQNWIEDLFWKQLDFDYPGMTEAKVHSGFYSAYHNTTLRDGVINGIQKTREAYGNIPIMVTGHSMGGAMASFCALDLIVNYGLKDVTLLTFGQPRIGNAVFATHFKKYLPNAIRVTNAHDIVPHLPPYYQYFPQKTYHHFPREVWVHNIGLDSLVYPIEQICDDSGEDPTCSRSVSGNSVQDHIHYLGISMHSESRGSCRIVTDDNMLRHKVDTVDGAIVFSKQPGLSVGQLLSTQ